The Devosia sp. MC521 genome has a segment encoding these proteins:
- a CDS encoding flagellin, with the protein MYSIAVDDDFNVTISALEPGAAAAPIVTSDAIGIRDPSEMNAAADGEDLRNHYAELAGARIVLATGSQANTEYEFGASVTSADVDAFLAELQSDGYTAAFGTDGLTISRATGESFSINVFNGTGDAADALGIDVTPEGDPVSVSAGDTDVIVKTPTVVTPGVDPAPPDTGVALVFSFGLEFSGATSEPLGTHQELKIGDFEVVLQANMSASEVEDAINAITDFSDDWVASVDGDFVVTITAANEGDIDPPTVAVMTTQPSQHTPTDGINFSAVDTAYADFDGQEISVSVGGGNAVDIELGDTLDEFNQVVVELEGLGFTVSRTQDGISLSRTDGEAFTFTTTDVASAEALGHEDASTTPVSIDATDIDLATQGIVGGNIAVDSVDGEDATVGATLPADRILTINGEDYEIFTTTTPADLQALLADEDDGIGADYDVEVAADFTVTITAKTAGEEGTITFETDAAMVGTPANTPGIDAADPIYGTPTAPEAGAHYQTVAAATNIFTVSYGAKTADIRIGGIRGGTGDDATAPSLYDISQWESATVESINEQLAEDGITGVEAQFDSVGKLSIIAKNAEAQTLAIAGQDAVALFGANAVSTGVAERSELTSIKTVDKFVELINRDHASQVRASNDNGRLRIENLSTQRLEIDISGANGPTTLNIEGNSVRANLSKQFNELRDQLDKLADDSSFNGINLLRGDKLKITFNESGSSAIDIQAKDQNGNVRSLNSATLSIASLDAQDLDTDAKIDAFLTKLSAALSDLRSQSSTFGSNLSSVQNRQDFTKSMITTLETGAANLTLADMNEEAANLLALQTRQSLSTSALSMASQGDQNILQLLR; encoded by the coding sequence TTGTACAGCATCGCGGTTGATGACGACTTTAATGTCACCATCAGTGCCTTGGAACCCGGAGCTGCTGCGGCACCTATCGTCACATCTGACGCGATCGGTATTCGTGATCCATCAGAAATGAATGCAGCGGCAGATGGTGAAGATCTACGAAATCATTATGCTGAATTGGCAGGCGCCCGCATTGTTCTCGCGACAGGTTCTCAAGCCAATACGGAATATGAGTTCGGCGCATCAGTTACAAGCGCTGACGTCGACGCATTCCTCGCTGAACTCCAATCTGATGGCTACACCGCTGCATTCGGTACGGACGGCCTAACTATTTCACGAGCTACAGGCGAAAGCTTTAGTATTAACGTCTTCAACGGCACCGGCGACGCAGCAGACGCTCTCGGCATCGACGTCACCCCTGAAGGGGATCCAGTCAGTGTCAGTGCCGGTGACACTGACGTGATAGTGAAGACACCGACCGTTGTTACTCCAGGCGTAGACCCTGCCCCCCCTGACACGGGCGTTGCGCTCGTCTTCTCATTCGGCCTCGAGTTTTCGGGAGCAACATCAGAGCCGCTCGGAACCCACCAAGAGCTCAAAATTGGCGACTTCGAGGTTGTACTTCAAGCGAATATGTCCGCCTCCGAAGTTGAAGATGCGATCAATGCCATAACTGACTTTTCCGACGATTGGGTAGCGTCAGTAGACGGCGACTTCGTGGTAACAATTACGGCGGCCAATGAAGGTGACATTGACCCACCGACCGTTGCAGTGATGACGACGCAGCCCTCACAACATACTCCCACCGATGGCATAAACTTCTCAGCTGTTGACACTGCCTATGCAGATTTCGATGGCCAAGAAATATCCGTCAGCGTGGGTGGAGGCAATGCCGTAGACATCGAACTAGGCGACACACTTGATGAGTTCAACCAAGTTGTAGTTGAACTTGAGGGCTTAGGTTTCACAGTCTCCCGCACGCAAGACGGCATTAGCCTTTCTCGCACCGACGGCGAAGCGTTCACATTTACCACGACCGATGTCGCCAGCGCAGAGGCGCTAGGTCACGAAGACGCCTCCACAACGCCAGTCTCGATTGACGCCACCGATATCGATCTGGCGACACAGGGCATTGTCGGCGGGAATATTGCAGTAGATTCTGTGGACGGTGAAGATGCGACTGTCGGGGCGACCCTACCGGCAGATCGAATTTTGACGATCAATGGAGAAGACTATGAAATCTTCACGACCACCACACCGGCCGATCTACAGGCATTGCTTGCTGACGAGGACGACGGCATTGGTGCGGACTATGACGTTGAAGTCGCGGCTGATTTTACAGTAACCATCACGGCCAAAACCGCAGGCGAAGAAGGAACAATTACCTTCGAAACCGACGCAGCAATGGTCGGCACGCCCGCCAATACCCCCGGAATTGACGCGGCAGATCCAATCTATGGCACACCAACGGCGCCGGAGGCTGGTGCCCACTACCAAACCGTCGCTGCCGCGACCAATATTTTCACAGTCTCCTATGGTGCGAAAACCGCGGATATACGCATCGGCGGCATTCGCGGCGGTACAGGTGACGACGCGACAGCCCCTTCGCTCTACGACATCAGCCAATGGGAAAGCGCCACGGTCGAGAGCATAAATGAGCAACTCGCCGAAGACGGCATCACCGGGGTAGAAGCCCAATTCGACAGTGTCGGCAAACTGTCGATTATAGCCAAGAACGCAGAAGCACAAACGCTTGCAATAGCCGGCCAAGATGCAGTCGCTCTATTCGGCGCCAACGCGGTCTCGACCGGTGTGGCCGAACGCAGCGAACTCACATCCATCAAGACCGTCGACAAATTTGTGGAGCTGATCAATCGCGATCACGCATCTCAGGTGCGAGCATCAAATGACAATGGCCGGCTCCGTATCGAGAACCTTTCCACGCAGCGGCTTGAAATCGACATCTCAGGCGCGAACGGCCCAACAACGCTAAACATCGAAGGCAATTCGGTTCGTGCTAATCTGTCTAAACAGTTTAACGAACTGCGAGATCAGCTTGATAAACTGGCCGACGACTCGTCCTTCAACGGCATTAATCTACTCCGCGGTGACAAGTTGAAGATCACCTTCAACGAGAGCGGTAGCTCGGCCATCGATATCCAAGCGAAAGACCAAAACGGCAATGTGCGCAGCCTCAACTCCGCAACTCTGAGCATTGCCAGCCTGGACGCGCAAGATCTCGACACCGACGCAAAAATCGACGCCTTCCTGACCAAACTATCAGCGGCCTTGAGCGATCTCCGCTCTCAGTCATCCACTTTCGGTTCGAACCTCTCCTCGGTTCAAAACCGGCAAGACTTTACCAAGAGTATGATTACCACGCTCGAAACCGGCGCGGCCAACCTTACCTTGGCTGACATGAACGAGGAAGCTGCAAACTTGCTAGCGCTGCAGACACGCCAGTCACTGAGCACTTCGGCACTGTCGATGGCCTCACAAGGCGATCAAAACATACTGCAACTGCTTCGTTAA
- a CDS encoding flagellin — protein MSDISLSKAVRTNLLSLQSTATMMEKTQERLATGNKVNSALDNPSNFFTASALNSRAADMGNLLDSMASGIKVIEAANNGITALTKNLESMQSTLRQARQDKTFHTQSFDIDTNSVIKLGGGQYGDSVSEISLATATEAGEKAKLISISEAGYLGPVSTAATEAGGGARSVISGINGFSTNDKFTVAGREVTVSGATPTADSIVADITAALNASGSDVAGKYTVNVGATGSDNAGKIIIESVDTTAPAAEVTFGTGTTAATKGSTTFNYNAITSSVSAGGQAIPTGASFADFVTNLESMADDGKYTVEADAETGQITLTSTEWGGDVPEVSGILPSASEVPGSKAKTEFTLAGASDGTTFELTHAQTLTIGGATSSVALTAGMNATDIKGRLTADTALNNNYNITVDAATLKVTLEAKSNGAGTGPTVSSSQKAAPASPSTSDFAAGSVDYTTAAGTTALEGMAGTITLTSGTNEVDYDFGTGATVADMVSTLSDDGFIVEAKNGGFSFSRADGADFTIEVTGGSNTSLGLGTAVTNVTNGTLAQTAGITGGHEATLVAAGGSDLTDQAILRGTALAGLEITLDDDNGNTSTYTFGATSTQTELENALSQHGFLAKATADGLDITRADGTNFKMVVTGGASTVLGFADTIVESDDGLPPTVAQTAGTDDTAAIVGRVDTDPVQGASVATVDAQKSEFTISYDGKSANVSISSVKGGIDAITTSVNALDTKNWQDATTIAVNNQLKNQGIDGVEIKFDAEGKMEFVAKTAEAKTLSVSGSDAVALFGTDGVSTGKAEKSELTSTKTVDKFVELINRDHSGKVRASNDNGKLRIENLSTQTLDIAVDTDGALKSLNVEGNSVRANLSKQFNELRDQLDKLSDDASFNGINLLRGDKLKINFNESGTSAIDIEAKDKSGNNRSINASNLNVDSLAAVDLDTDEAIDGFLSKLSSALTELRSQASSFGSNLSAVQNRQEFTKNMINTLETGAANLTLADMNEEAANLLALQTRQSLSSSALSMASQQDQSVLQLLR, from the coding sequence ATGAGCGACATTTCGCTTTCTAAAGCAGTCCGCACCAATCTGCTCTCACTACAGAGCACCGCCACCATGATGGAAAAGACGCAGGAGCGTCTCGCCACTGGTAACAAGGTGAACTCGGCGCTGGACAACCCATCCAACTTCTTCACAGCCTCTGCCCTCAACAGCCGCGCTGCTGACATGGGCAATCTGCTCGACTCTATGGCGTCGGGCATCAAGGTCATCGAAGCTGCCAACAACGGCATCACCGCGCTGACCAAGAACCTCGAGTCCATGCAGTCCACACTGCGTCAGGCCCGCCAGGACAAGACTTTCCACACGCAGTCATTCGATATCGACACCAACTCCGTCATCAAGCTCGGCGGCGGTCAGTACGGCGATAGCGTTAGTGAAATCAGCCTTGCAACTGCAACCGAGGCTGGCGAGAAGGCCAAACTAATATCTATTAGCGAAGCGGGATATCTCGGCCCGGTATCAACCGCTGCTACCGAAGCAGGTGGCGGCGCCCGCTCAGTTATCTCGGGTATCAACGGCTTTAGCACCAACGACAAGTTCACAGTTGCAGGCCGTGAAGTCACCGTCTCCGGCGCAACCCCTACAGCTGATAGCATCGTCGCAGACATCACTGCCGCCCTCAACGCATCAGGTTCAGATGTAGCAGGCAAGTATACTGTAAACGTCGGCGCAACCGGATCTGACAACGCAGGTAAGATCATCATCGAGTCGGTTGACACCACTGCTCCCGCAGCCGAAGTTACCTTCGGCACAGGAACAACTGCAGCAACCAAGGGCTCGACCACCTTTAACTACAATGCAATCACCTCTTCGGTTTCGGCTGGTGGGCAAGCCATTCCAACCGGCGCGAGCTTCGCAGATTTCGTCACAAATCTGGAATCCATGGCTGATGATGGCAAGTACACTGTCGAAGCTGACGCAGAAACTGGCCAGATCACACTGACCAGCACTGAGTGGGGCGGCGACGTTCCTGAGGTTTCGGGCATTCTGCCTTCTGCCAGCGAAGTTCCAGGTTCCAAGGCTAAGACTGAGTTCACTCTTGCGGGCGCTTCAGACGGTACTACTTTCGAGCTTACGCACGCACAAACCCTAACGATTGGTGGCGCAACAAGCTCAGTCGCTCTGACCGCCGGCATGAATGCCACTGATATCAAAGGTCGACTCACAGCTGACACAGCGCTCAACAATAACTATAACATCACAGTTGATGCAGCTACGCTGAAGGTTACGCTTGAAGCGAAGTCCAATGGCGCCGGCACTGGTCCAACCGTGTCGTCAAGCCAGAAGGCTGCACCGGCATCGCCGTCGACTTCGGATTTCGCTGCTGGAAGCGTGGACTACACCACCGCGGCCGGTACTACTGCTCTTGAGGGCATGGCAGGCACAATTACGCTGACGTCTGGCACCAACGAAGTAGACTACGACTTCGGTACTGGCGCGACCGTCGCGGATATGGTCTCCACTTTGTCAGACGATGGTTTCATCGTTGAAGCGAAAAACGGCGGCTTCTCGTTCTCCCGTGCGGACGGCGCTGATTTCACGATCGAAGTTACCGGCGGCTCCAACACTAGCCTCGGTCTTGGCACAGCGGTAACCAATGTAACCAACGGCACGCTAGCCCAGACGGCTGGTATTACCGGTGGCCATGAAGCTACACTTGTAGCCGCTGGTGGGTCGGACCTAACTGACCAAGCAATCCTGCGTGGCACTGCCCTTGCCGGGCTGGAAATTACGCTGGATGACGATAACGGTAACACATCCACGTATACCTTTGGCGCGACAAGCACCCAGACAGAACTTGAAAACGCCCTCAGTCAACATGGTTTCCTCGCAAAGGCCACTGCCGATGGCTTGGACATCACCCGCGCTGACGGCACCAACTTCAAGATGGTCGTGACGGGTGGCGCATCAACGGTACTCGGCTTTGCTGATACAATTGTCGAATCTGACGACGGCCTTCCACCGACTGTCGCCCAGACGGCCGGCACCGATGACACTGCAGCAATCGTTGGCCGGGTTGACACTGATCCAGTGCAAGGCGCGTCGGTTGCAACCGTCGACGCCCAAAAGAGCGAATTCACCATTTCCTATGATGGAAAATCGGCGAACGTGTCGATCAGCTCGGTCAAGGGGGGCATCGACGCTATTACCACCTCAGTGAACGCTTTGGACACCAAGAACTGGCAGGATGCGACCACAATCGCAGTGAACAACCAGCTCAAGAACCAGGGCATCGACGGTGTTGAAATCAAATTCGACGCCGAAGGTAAGATGGAATTCGTTGCAAAGACCGCTGAGGCCAAAACCCTTAGCGTTAGTGGCAGTGATGCTGTAGCATTGTTCGGCACTGACGGCGTCAGCACCGGCAAGGCCGAAAAGAGCGAACTGACTTCGACCAAGACCGTCGATAAGTTTGTTGAGTTGATCAATCGTGACCACTCCGGCAAGGTCCGTGCGTCGAATGATAACGGCAAGCTCCGTATCGAAAATCTCTCGACCCAGACACTTGACATTGCTGTCGACACCGATGGCGCGCTCAAGTCCCTGAACGTTGAAGGCAACTCGGTTCGCGCAAACCTTTCCAAGCAGTTTAACGAGCTTCGCGATCAGCTCGACAAGCTGTCTGACGACGCTTCCTTCAACGGCATCAACCTGCTCCGTGGCGACAAGCTGAAGATCAACTTCAACGAATCTGGCACATCGGCGATCGATATCGAGGCGAAGGACAAGAGCGGCAACAACCGTAGCATCAACGCGTCGAACCTCAACGTCGACAGCCTTGCAGCAGTTGATCTTGACACTGACGAAGCAATCGATGGTTTCCTTAGCAAGCTCTCTTCGGCTCTCACCGAACTGCGTTCGCAGGCATCGTCGTTTGGTTCGAACTTGTCGGCGGTTCAGAACCGTCAGGAATTCACCAAGAACATGATCAACACGCTCGAAACTGGTGCAGCAAACCTGACGCTGGCTGACATGAACGAAGAAGCAGCAAACCTGCTGGCTCTTCAGACCCGTCAGTCGCTGAGCTCCTCGGCCCTGTCGATGGCTTCGCAGCAGGATCAGTCGGTTCTCCAGCTGCTCCGTTAA
- a CDS encoding flagellin, protein MQSTADLMARTQERLATGNKVNSALDNPTNFFTASALNSRASDLNSLMDNMSNGIKTLQAADNGLTAITKTLESMQSTLRQARQDKSFQNHIYEVTADSILTVNGGQFELPTEIKLGVETVGRKAQLTTIDAQAYQGPIAAATGSQASEATGIGARTKINVDGGLANNSVIKVGGIDVTLTGAAAILTPAEIAQSIDNAINANSSQILGDYTVSVGTGDNPDSVIIETVETDQPAATVSLASGHSAAQKATSSFVYGSVPTTVTVEGQSISTGGSFETFVASLESRAAAGAYRVVADPLTQNITLEALEYGDPAPAVTGLYAGELAVAAETRIDLTGASVTAGQTLTFDGQTLTLATGGSNPADLAQELEALIALNTTLNGTYEASVSGNILTIRNRVGGELGSGPTVANNFATAPTNPAVFENGEDEIPGDVTTTPITTGVHIETVEAASDTFSINYDNISVEISITGVKGGVGTAISAMDIQTWQNSTVERINAELKNADINGLEAVFDADGKFSIVARVPEAKTLSIFGPRGVALFGPDSTVTGMPTVDGYSAKTAVDKFVEEINRNYGSKLRAFNDNGKLRVENLSTAELEVQFDPDGAGPVTTRPSTIKGNSVRDNLSLQFNDLKNQLDRLSDDASFNGINLLRGDNLKITFNENGSSFIDVQTSDGRGINASALKIENLIGRDLDTDEGIDALINDIKLALSDIRSQASKFGSNLSIVQNRQDFTKKMINTLETGAANLTLADMNDEAANLLALQTRQSLSSSSLSLASQADQSVLQLLQ, encoded by the coding sequence TTGCAAAGCACAGCAGACCTGATGGCACGAACACAAGAACGTCTTGCGACAGGAAACAAGGTCAACTCTGCCCTTGATAACCCGACGAACTTTTTTACTGCGTCAGCACTCAATAGTCGCGCATCAGACTTGAATTCGCTCATGGACAACATGTCCAACGGCATCAAGACTTTACAGGCAGCGGACAACGGCTTGACGGCCATTACCAAGACGCTTGAATCGATGCAGTCGACCCTGCGCCAAGCCCGACAGGACAAGTCCTTCCAGAACCATATCTACGAAGTGACCGCAGACAGTATCCTGACAGTGAATGGCGGCCAGTTCGAACTACCAACAGAAATAAAGCTCGGGGTAGAAACTGTGGGGCGGAAGGCGCAGCTAACAACCATTGATGCTCAAGCATATCAAGGCCCCATAGCCGCAGCGACTGGCTCCCAGGCCTCCGAGGCAACGGGTATTGGTGCCCGCACCAAGATCAATGTTGATGGAGGCCTCGCCAATAACTCTGTCATCAAGGTCGGGGGCATCGATGTTACGCTAACCGGCGCTGCCGCTATCCTTACCCCGGCAGAAATTGCACAAAGCATCGACAACGCAATCAACGCCAACAGCTCGCAAATTCTCGGTGACTACACCGTGAGTGTTGGCACCGGCGACAATCCAGATAGTGTGATCATCGAAACGGTTGAAACTGACCAACCGGCTGCCACAGTGTCCTTGGCCTCTGGCCACAGCGCAGCTCAGAAGGCGACTTCGAGCTTCGTCTACGGATCGGTGCCGACGACAGTAACTGTCGAGGGACAATCCATTTCAACCGGTGGGTCGTTTGAGACATTTGTGGCCAGCCTAGAGTCTCGTGCGGCAGCAGGAGCATATCGCGTTGTTGCAGATCCGCTCACGCAAAATATTACACTCGAAGCACTGGAGTATGGCGACCCCGCACCGGCAGTGACAGGATTGTACGCCGGCGAACTTGCTGTGGCTGCGGAAACCCGCATCGACCTCACAGGGGCAAGCGTCACTGCCGGTCAGACACTCACGTTCGATGGCCAGACCCTCACTCTAGCCACCGGAGGCTCCAATCCTGCCGATCTCGCGCAGGAGTTGGAAGCGTTGATTGCTCTAAACACCACGCTGAATGGTACTTATGAGGCATCTGTTTCAGGCAACATACTCACAATTCGCAATCGTGTTGGGGGCGAGCTAGGTTCTGGCCCAACTGTGGCCAATAATTTTGCGACGGCACCGACAAACCCCGCGGTATTTGAGAATGGTGAGGATGAGATACCCGGCGACGTCACCACAACGCCTATAACGACCGGCGTTCACATCGAGACCGTTGAAGCTGCGAGTGACACCTTCTCGATCAACTACGACAATATATCAGTTGAGATATCCATTACGGGCGTCAAAGGCGGCGTAGGCACAGCCATCTCTGCAATGGATATCCAGACATGGCAGAACAGTACGGTCGAACGCATCAATGCTGAGTTGAAAAACGCCGACATCAACGGCCTAGAGGCTGTTTTTGACGCTGATGGCAAATTTTCCATCGTCGCTCGCGTGCCAGAAGCCAAAACCTTGTCAATATTCGGCCCACGTGGCGTTGCCCTGTTCGGCCCGGATAGTACAGTTACCGGAATGCCGACTGTTGACGGTTACTCCGCCAAAACCGCTGTCGACAAGTTTGTTGAAGAAATCAATCGCAACTACGGTTCAAAGCTTCGCGCGTTCAATGACAATGGCAAATTGCGCGTTGAAAACCTTTCGACAGCGGAGCTTGAAGTTCAATTTGATCCAGACGGTGCAGGCCCTGTCACTACAAGACCTTCCACGATCAAAGGCAATTCTGTTCGCGACAATTTATCTTTGCAGTTCAACGACCTGAAAAACCAGCTCGACCGCCTTTCAGATGACGCTTCATTTAACGGCATCAACCTGCTGCGCGGCGATAACTTGAAGATCACATTTAATGAAAACGGCAGCTCGTTCATTGATGTGCAGACGAGTGATGGTCGGGGCATCAATGCCAGCGCTTTAAAAATCGAAAACCTCATCGGCCGTGACCTCGATACCGATGAGGGCATCGATGCGCTGATCAATGATATCAAATTGGCGCTTTCGGACATTCGTTCGCAGGCGTCTAAGTTTGGGTCGAACTTGTCCATCGTTCAAAACCGCCAAGACTTTACCAAGAAAATGATCAATACGCTGGAGACAGGTGCCGCTAACCTCACCCTAGCCGATATGAACGATGAAGCTGCCAATTTGCTCGCGCTGCAAACGCGACAGTCACTATCAAGCTCATCTCTTTCTCTCGCCAGCCAAGCCGATCAAAGCGTGCTACAACTGCTCCAATAA
- the flbT gene encoding flagellar biosynthesis repressor FlbT: MALKVELKPGEKLLVGNCIITNSDQRTRLYIDGRAPILREKDILTSDTAKTPAKRIYLAVQLMYIEDDISVAKDEYFALINDFTTAVPSSIEIVSQINNEILTGQLYKALKAAQRLIEYEQELVSHVSNRG; the protein is encoded by the coding sequence ATGGCCCTAAAAGTCGAATTGAAGCCAGGCGAGAAACTGCTGGTTGGCAACTGCATTATTACAAATTCAGACCAGAGAACACGACTCTACATTGATGGTCGCGCGCCAATTTTACGCGAAAAAGACATCCTCACCTCTGACACCGCAAAGACCCCTGCGAAGCGGATCTACCTTGCAGTTCAGCTGATGTATATTGAGGATGACATCAGTGTCGCCAAGGACGAGTATTTCGCACTTATTAACGACTTCACGACAGCAGTTCCTTCGTCAATTGAGATAGTTAGCCAAATAAACAACGAGATATTAACCGGCCAGCTTTACAAAGCATTGAAGGCCGCACAACGGCTTATCGAGTACGAACAGGAACTCGTTTCTCATGTATCAAACCGGGGCTAA
- the flaF gene encoding flagellar biosynthesis regulator FlaF has protein sequence MYQTGANAYQQTARVVETSRERESALLMRAAASIQKVTDEWPASSDQLEPVLNFNRKLWTVFMTSVTKEDSPLPDDVRQNIANLGIFVMNQTREVLLEPEPSKLEVLVRLNRQIAAGLRGM, from the coding sequence ATGTATCAAACCGGGGCTAATGCCTACCAGCAAACCGCACGAGTCGTCGAAACTTCACGTGAACGCGAGTCAGCACTATTGATGCGCGCAGCGGCGTCGATTCAAAAAGTAACAGACGAGTGGCCAGCGAGTTCAGACCAACTTGAGCCTGTCTTAAACTTCAACCGAAAGCTCTGGACTGTGTTCATGACTTCCGTGACGAAGGAAGATAGCCCCCTGCCCGATGATGTCCGGCAGAACATCGCCAATCTTGGTATTTTCGTGATGAACCAGACACGCGAAGTATTGCTCGAACCCGAACCAAGCAAGCTCGAGGTGTTGGTTCGATTGAACCGCCAGATCGCGGCCGGCCTACGTGGCATGTAG
- the flgK gene encoding flagellar hook-associated protein FlgK, whose product MGLMSSLSNAVSGLRTNQDAISVLSRNVSNAGTPGYHRQALNIVDYNTENSSYARTVGVNRAFSQSLQTYYNRQVSDTSASNVMTRYLSKLDGVLGKPGSAGSLDTLVGSLKNSLHALATSPDDYSTRADVVSHAQTFANRLNELSTTVQGLRKDTETQIQSNVTTANAMLNSLDEVNKRMLDLGMTDTARASLMDQRDRLVAGLAEIIDVQADYRPDGSVALMTRSGVGLLDNGPSSFNFVTAGALSPTTQASIDPELNKVGILTLTTPSGLTIDLVKQGVLGGGELAALVELRDKTLVETQNQLDEIAASVASVFSTITAEGRPVTQQATQASGFVADISHLKSGNDILFRYSENGEEQRVRVVNSTVNEDYVDASGQRVVSFNFGSPPDAGQVASTLQSRLSFLQISGTDGNLQILDDGPEGTRDITALTTRGTATGMQQGELAFSLFTDGAKPYSGSTEYKPGQIVGFASRITINADVLSDNRLLVQYDLDSPLGDASRPEYVLKQLQGMSFVSGTTAASNYGRHQLNGSLEQIVGQVLNFQGSTIGNAQRVSDHRQLTLDTISEQMDADYGVDMDEEMARLTQLQSTYAANARVMSVVQELLDTLMQAV is encoded by the coding sequence ATGGGCTTGATGTCCTCACTCTCCAATGCTGTTTCGGGTCTTAGGACGAACCAAGATGCAATCTCGGTCCTAAGTCGCAACGTCTCCAATGCGGGGACGCCCGGCTATCACAGGCAAGCTCTCAATATTGTCGATTACAATACGGAGAACTCTAGCTATGCGCGCACCGTCGGGGTGAACCGCGCTTTTAGTCAGAGCCTTCAGACTTATTACAATCGGCAGGTGTCGGATACGTCGGCCTCAAATGTGATGACGCGCTATTTGAGTAAACTGGATGGCGTGCTCGGCAAGCCTGGTTCCGCAGGTTCGCTCGATACGCTGGTAGGTTCGCTCAAAAACTCTTTGCATGCACTTGCGACAAGTCCGGACGATTATTCGACGCGGGCTGATGTGGTGTCGCACGCTCAAACCTTTGCCAACCGCCTCAATGAGCTGTCGACGACGGTGCAGGGGCTTCGCAAGGATACTGAGACGCAGATCCAGAGCAATGTGACGACTGCCAACGCCATGCTCAATTCACTCGATGAAGTGAACAAGCGCATGCTCGATCTTGGCATGACGGACACCGCCCGTGCATCCCTTATGGATCAGCGAGATCGCCTCGTTGCGGGCCTTGCCGAGATCATCGACGTGCAAGCGGACTATCGCCCGGATGGCTCAGTGGCGTTGATGACCCGATCCGGGGTTGGCCTGTTAGACAACGGCCCAAGCTCGTTTAATTTTGTCACCGCCGGGGCCCTATCGCCCACGACCCAAGCGAGCATTGACCCGGAACTGAATAAAGTCGGTATTCTGACGCTGACGACGCCTTCGGGTCTGACCATTGATCTGGTCAAGCAGGGTGTGCTCGGTGGTGGTGAACTTGCGGCCTTGGTTGAGCTGCGCGACAAGACATTGGTCGAAACGCAAAATCAGCTCGATGAGATCGCTGCTAGTGTGGCCTCGGTCTTTTCAACGATTACCGCTGAGGGTAGGCCAGTCACCCAGCAAGCTACGCAGGCCAGTGGCTTTGTTGCCGATATTTCGCATCTCAAATCCGGCAATGACATTCTGTTCCGCTATAGTGAAAATGGCGAAGAGCAGCGTGTGCGGGTGGTGAACAGCACAGTCAATGAAGACTATGTGGATGCGAGTGGCCAACGCGTTGTGTCGTTCAATTTTGGCTCGCCGCCAGATGCCGGTCAGGTGGCATCAACGTTACAGTCGCGCTTGTCTTTTCTGCAAATTTCAGGGACGGATGGTAATTTGCAAATTCTGGACGATGGTCCGGAAGGCACCCGAGATATCACTGCACTGACCACGCGCGGAACCGCGACGGGAATGCAGCAGGGGGAGCTTGCGTTCTCTCTGTTTACAGATGGGGCAAAGCCCTATTCGGGCAGCACAGAGTATAAGCCTGGCCAGATTGTTGGCTTTGCGTCACGCATTACCATCAACGCGGATGTCCTTTCTGACAACCGTTTGCTGGTGCAGTATGACTTGGATTCCCCGTTGGGCGACGCCAGTCGACCTGAATATGTGCTCAAGCAATTGCAGGGCATGTCGTTTGTGTCCGGCACGACCGCAGCATCCAACTATGGGCGCCATCAGCTCAACGGTTCGCTTGAACAGATTGTTGGGCAGGTCCTCAATTTTCAGGGTTCGACGATCGGTAACGCGCAGCGGGTGAGTGATCATCGTCAGCTGACTCTGGATACCATTTCCGAGCAGATGGACGCCGACTATGGGGTCGACATGGATGAGGAAATGGCTCGTCTGACTCAGTTGCAGAGCACCTATGCCGCCAATGCTCGTGTCATGTCAGTCGTGCAGGAACTGCTCGATACGCTGATGCAAGCCGTTTAA